A single window of Oreochromis aureus strain Israel breed Guangdong linkage group 5, ZZ_aureus, whole genome shotgun sequence DNA harbors:
- the LOC116328938 gene encoding transketolase-like: MEDYHKPDQQTVQALRNIANRLRINSIKATTGAGSGYPTSCCSVAEIMSVLFFHTMKYRPEDPRNFNNDRFILSKGHAAPALYSIWVETGFLKESELLSLCQVDSTLEGHPTPKQQFVDVATGSLGQGLGVACGMAYTGKYFDKSSYRVFCLLGDGEMSEGAVWEAMSFASYYQLDNLVAIMDINRLGQSDPAPLQHHVEKYQKRCEAFGWHAIIVDGHSVEELCKALSQPCHQPTAIIAKTIKGKGIPAAEDKLGWHAKTLPKDMAEMVMKDLQSRIMSSSKHLYPPAPIEDSPPVSLRNIRMPSAPSYKAGEKIATRKAYGMALAKLGRYNERVVALDGDTNNLTYSEIFKNEHPNRFVECYIAQQNMVSVAMGCAARERNMVFASTLASFFTRAYDQLRMAAISESNINLCGSHCGLSTGEEGPALMGLEDVAMFRALPTATIFYPCDGVSTEKAVELAATTKGVCYIRTSRQDCAIVYNSNEDFHVGQAKVVYQSKDDQVTVVAAGVTLHEALAAAEHLKKERISVRVIDPFTIKPLDVKTIIDHTRATRGRILTVEDHYYEGGLGEAVSSAMVNESGFSLHRLAVSHIPRSGKPHELLKIYGIDRDAISQAIRKMVSSSTNAK; encoded by the exons ATGGAGGATTACCACAAACCTGACCAGCAGACAGTGCAAGCACTGAGGAACATCGCCAACCGCCTCCGAATCAACTCGATCAAGGCAACAACTGGAGCGGGCAGCGG ATATCCTACGTCATGCTGCAGTGTGGCAGAAATCATGTCTGTGCTTTTCTTCCACACTATGAAGTACCGCCCTGAAGACCCAAGAAACTTCAACAACGACCGTTTTATCCTGTCTAAG GGTCATGCTGCTCCTGCGTTGTACTCCATATGGGTTGAAACAGGTTTTCTCAAGGAGAGCGAATTGCTCAGTTTATGCCAGGTTGACTCTACCCTGGAGGGGCACCCAACCCCT AAACAACAATTTGTGGATGTCGCCACTGGATCGCTGGGGCAGGGTCTTGGTGTGGCCTGTGGAATGGCTTACACTGGGAAATATTTTGACAAATCCAG TTACCGTGTCTTCTGTCTGCTCGGGGATGGTGAGATGTCAGAGGGTGCTGTCTGGGAGGCCATGTCATTTGCCTCCTACTACCAGCTTGACAACCTGGTGGCCATTATGGACATCAACCGTCTTGGCCAGAGTGACCCTGCACCCTTGCAGCATCACGTAGAAAAATATCAGAAGCGTTGTGAAGCCTTTGG cTGGCATGCTATCATTGTTGACGGACACAGCGTAGAGGAGCTTTGCAAGGCTCTGAGCCAGCCATGCCACCAACCCACTGCCATCATAGCCAAAACCATTAAGGGCAAAGGCATTCCAG cTGCAGAGGATAAGCTGGGTTGGCACGCCAAAACTCTGCCCAAAGACATGGCTGAGATGGTCATGAAGGACCTGCAGAGCCGTATCATGAGTAGCAGCAAGCACCTGTACCCACCTGCTCCTATTGAGGACTCCCCACCCGTCAGCCTAAGAAACATCAGGATGCCAAGCGCACCCAGCTACAAGGCTGGAGAAAAG ATTGCTACGCGGAAGGCATACGGAATGGCACTGGCCAAGCTGGGACGCTACAATGAACGTGTTGTGGCCCTTGACGGAGATACCAATAACCTCACCTACTCAGAGATCTTTAAGAATGAGCATCCCAACCGTTTTGTTGAGTGCTACATTGCTCAGCAAAACATG GTCAGCGTTGCGATGGGATGTGCAGCCCGAGAGAGGAACATGGTATTTGCCAGCACTCTTGCATCCTTTTTCACTCGCGCCTATGACCAGCTTCGTATGGCAGCGATCTCAGAAAGCAACATCAATCTGTGCGGCTCTCACTGCGGTCTGTCCACCG GAGAGGAGGGCCCTGCCCTGATGGGTCTGGAGGACGTAGCTATGTTCAGGGCCCTTCCCACAGCAACCATTTTCTATCCCTGTGATGGCGTGTCTACAGAGAAGGCTGTGGAACTGGCTGCAACCACGAAG GGTGTTTGTTACATCCGAACCAGCCGCCAAGACTGTGCTATCGTCTACAACAGCAATGAGGACTTCCATGTTGGACAGGCAAAG GTGGTGTACCAAAGCAAGGACGACCAGGTCACTGTGGTGGCAGCTGGAGTGACTTTGCATGAGGCCCTTGCTGCAGCTGAACATCTAAAGAAAG AGAGGATCTCTGTCCGAGTGATTGACCCCTTCACAATCAAACCTTTGGATGTCAAAACGATCATCGACCACACACGTGCTACCAGGGGAAGGATCCTCACTGTCGAGGACCACTACTACGAAG GTGGTCTTGGCGAAGCAGTGTCTTCAGCAATGGTCAATGAGTCTGGCTTCAGTCTGCACCGTCTCGCTGTGTCCCACATTCCTCGCAGTGGAAAACCCCACGAGCTGCTGAAGATCTACGGTATCGACCGTGATGCCATTTCCCAGGCCATTCGTAAGATGGTCAGCAGCTCTACCAATGCCAAGTAA